AAAATACACAATCCCCATCACGGTGTATAAAATCGCCAGGAAAGAACCATACCGCTCTTGAAAAAAATCGGCCATGGTGACGTATCGCAGCCGACGGTAAATAGGGGCAATGATCCAATAAAAGGGGGTGGAAAACAGCCACATCCACTGATACCAGATACCGGCCAGACCGGTAGTGTATGCGGCTCCGGCTACCGAAACAGGTTGATCGGTGTGCGTGCCGGCACCAAAAGCCTGGGCCACCATCATCACCTTGCCAAAGCGGCGATTGGCCATAAAAAAGTCGTCGGAAGACTTAATCTGCCTGCGGGTCCAGACCCCTAAAACCACAATACCGATGAAGTACGCCAGCAGAACAGCTATATCAAGCGGCGCCATTCCCAGCATACAGTGTTCCTAGTACTCTACCTCGGAGAGATTGAGATCCCTGTTTGCAGCTATAATGAGGATTTCTCGGTGAGAGCCGATTCTGACAGCCAACGCTCGCGGATAGCAAAGGCGGCGGTCTTTGGCTCGCGCTGCCGGTTGAAAATCCCCTTCTTATTTAGAATAATCCGCCGGTGATGCTGGGACGTTCGGAAATCGGCAAAGTTCCAGATGTGTTCGCCGACAATGAAAGGCAGGGAATCAATGACCTCAAAGTATTTCTTGATCAATAGGGTCTGGTATTCCTCAGTGAACATTTGGGGATAGGTGGCATGCTGCCCCTCGAGAGTATCAGCGCCAAATTCGGATAGTAGGATCGGCTTGCGGTATTTTTCATGTAGCGTCTCGAGCTCGCTTTTCAATCGCTCGGCGGCCGTATCGATCTCAACCGGCATTTCATACCAGCCCCAGTAGCGGTTGACCGATACGAAATCTGAATACAGGAAAGCCGGATCTTTGTCCTTGGTCTGGGCACAGGTTGGCAAGGTGATGGGGCGGGAACTATCCAGCTTTCGGGCATGCCGAAAGACTTCCTCCCAATAAGTTTTCGCCTGATCCGAGACCGCTTCCGGTTCGCCCCAAAGGCCCGGCTCGTTGCCTACACTCCAGGCGATTACGGCGGGATGATTCCGGTCCCGGGTGATCAGCTCGGTAAGTGCCCGCTTATGGCTTTCAAGCGTCTTATCGGTCACATACCTGAAATTCAGGCTGACAGCCGGAACCTCATCAATCACCAGAAATCCTAACCGGTCAGCTAGCTGCATGACGCCCTCCGCGTACGGGTAGTGGGATGTGCGGAAGGAATTGGCACCCACCCATTTCATCAACAGGAAATCTTTCACAACCAGGGGATAGGAAATTCCCTTCCCCAGCACGGGGAAATCCTCGTGCTTGCCGAATCCTCGAAGGAAGATAGGCTTACCGTTGAGAAGCAGCCCCGTGTCCGTGACTTCGATCCGGCGGACTCCTACTTCCGACTCATACTCGTCAATAAGCGCGTCTTTCTCTTTCAGCTCCACGCGGAGAGTGTATAGGTGTGGTGATTCAGGAGACCAGAAATGGCAGTCAGGGATAACAAACTCCCCGGTGAAGGTTTGACCGCTTGCAGAGCCGGCACGTTCGGCAACTCGCCGGTCACCTTCCCATAAGGAGACCTGAATGCGGGCAGTATCCAACGCCCCGGTGAAGGATGCTTCGAAAGCGACCCGCCCGGCGGTATCCTCAACACCGGTGTCGATCCGGAGCGTATCCAGGTGCCGCCTGGGCAGTGCCAGAACCTTAACCGGCCGGTGAAGGCCAGCATAAGGAAAGAAATCAAAACTGGTCGGAGGGTAGGTCTGGTCCTGCTGCTTGCGAAAAGCGGCGTAATCCTGGTCAGTCACACCCTGTGGGATCGTATCATGCGTAAGGATATTGTTAACCCTGGCCACCAACACGTTCTTGCCATTGTGATCGACCATATCGGTGATATCGAGCTCAAAGGGCAGGTAACCACCACTGTGCCCACCGGCAGAGATACCGTTCACCCACACTTCGGCGTGATAATCGGCCGAACCGAACCGGACTATGAGCCGTTTCCTTTCCCACTCCCGGGGTAGGCAAAAGTGGGTCTGATACCACACAGATCCCATATAGTTCATCAGCCCCACTTCAGCCAGCTGCTCGTTCCAACTCCCGGGTACACCGACGTAGGTCTCTCCCTGAAATCCCTTCGCCCAGCCATCATCCTGGCCGCGATCGGTGGGATCTACTTTTAATTCCCAGAAGCCGGACAGGTCCAATACGGAACGGTAGCGATTCTGTTGTGGATAGAGCATAGAAAAGAGCCTTTATAACTTACTTGAAACCATCGCCAGCCCCTGCCGCTAGCACTGAGTGGTAGACGGTAATTTCATCTTCTACGGTGGTGTACCCCTTGAAGGCCACCAAACCCTTCCGAGAAATGTGAGGAATGTTGCCGCGGTTCGAGAACCGGGCTTGGGCCGTCTTGCGATACGGGTCAAGTTCATGCGCAAAGTTATTCAATTCCGCACGGAGCGTCACGCTCCTGTGGAGCTGGTCTTCCGGTTGGGTCCTCAGGACCTCATTCATCAATCCCTGGATAATGATACTCGGTTTTTGTATTCCGATGATAAAGGTATTGGCTTGCTTCCTATCGACTGCATTGTTCGTGGTATTCCCTGGCGCGAAAACTGCACCCATCCACCCGATTCGTAAACAGAATCCCGTTCCGGAAGCAGAACTCTAACGTGCCTGCCTTACACGGAAAACCTTTTGCGGCAATCCTCATCCAATCAGGCGGGAGCACTGGATCGATGGTCAAACCAGCCTCGCTGTCTTCAAATCTGATCAAGTCGATCGCAGAGAGAGGTCTCCCGGGAGCGAAATCAGCGTTCGGGTTCCACCCTGCTCTGAATCCAGAAACTATCCGCCACCACCCCATCAATGTCTTTGAAATAAAATCGCGCCAGGTTCGCCTGCCCGTTGACATTGAACTCACCGAACAAGGCGCCGTAGTTGGCATT
The DNA window shown above is from Candidatus Neomarinimicrobiota bacterium and carries:
- the uidA gene encoding beta-glucuronidase; this translates as MLYPQQNRYRSVLDLSGFWELKVDPTDRGQDDGWAKGFQGETYVGVPGSWNEQLAEVGLMNYMGSVWYQTHFCLPREWERKRLIVRFGSADYHAEVWVNGISAGGHSGGYLPFELDITDMVDHNGKNVLVARVNNILTHDTIPQGVTDQDYAAFRKQQDQTYPPTSFDFFPYAGLHRPVKVLALPRRHLDTLRIDTGVEDTAGRVAFEASFTGALDTARIQVSLWEGDRRVAERAGSASGQTFTGEFVIPDCHFWSPESPHLYTLRVELKEKDALIDEYESEVGVRRIEVTDTGLLLNGKPIFLRGFGKHEDFPVLGKGISYPLVVKDFLLMKWVGANSFRTSHYPYAEGVMQLADRLGFLVIDEVPAVSLNFRYVTDKTLESHKRALTELITRDRNHPAVIAWSVGNEPGLWGEPEAVSDQAKTYWEEVFRHARKLDSSRPITLPTCAQTKDKDPAFLYSDFVSVNRYWGWYEMPVEIDTAAERLKSELETLHEKYRKPILLSEFGADTLEGQHATYPQMFTEEYQTLLIKKYFEVIDSLPFIVGEHIWNFADFRTSQHHRRIILNKKGIFNRQREPKTAAFAIRERWLSESALTEKSSL